In the genome of Flavobacterium panacagri, one region contains:
- a CDS encoding ribonuclease Z, with the protein MKLTILGCYAATPRTLTNPTSQVLEIRNRLFLIDCGEGTQVQLRKNKIKFSKINHIFISHLHGDHLYGLIGTISTFSLLGRTTDLHVYGPKGIKELILLQLKLTESWTTYSLFFHELESKESEVIFEDAKVTVKTIPLKHRVYTNGYLFQEKPAERKLNVEAVQSYDIHVAYYQKIKNGGNVTLDDGTVIENEKLTFDPEPAKSYAFCSDTVYNEAIIPIIANTDVLYHESTFLDSEARLAEKTLHSTAKEAATIALKANVKQLILGHYSTRYDGLDPFKKEAEQVFPNVLLADDGLSFDL; encoded by the coding sequence ATGAAATTAACAATACTTGGCTGTTACGCCGCAACTCCCAGAACACTTACTAATCCGACTTCACAAGTCTTAGAAATTAGAAACAGATTATTTTTAATTGACTGCGGAGAAGGAACTCAGGTGCAGCTTCGAAAGAATAAAATTAAATTTTCGAAGATCAATCACATTTTTATTTCACATCTTCACGGAGATCATCTTTACGGATTGATCGGTACCATTTCGACTTTTTCCCTTTTAGGAAGAACAACCGATTTGCATGTTTATGGTCCAAAAGGAATTAAAGAATTGATTCTGCTTCAATTAAAATTGACAGAATCCTGGACAACTTACAGTTTGTTTTTTCATGAATTGGAATCGAAGGAAAGTGAAGTAATTTTTGAAGATGCTAAAGTCACTGTAAAAACGATTCCGCTAAAACACCGTGTCTATACAAATGGTTATTTATTTCAAGAAAAACCTGCTGAACGAAAATTGAATGTAGAAGCAGTTCAAAGTTATGATATTCATGTTGCCTATTATCAAAAAATAAAAAACGGCGGGAATGTTACTTTAGATGATGGAACTGTTATCGAAAATGAAAAACTGACCTTTGATCCAGAGCCAGCAAAAAGTTATGCCTTTTGTTCGGATACGGTTTACAATGAAGCAATAATCCCTATTATAGCTAATACAGATGTTTTGTATCACGAATCTACTTTTTTAGATTCTGAAGCCAGACTGGCAGAAAAAACGCTTCATTCAACTGCGAAAGAAGCAGCTACTATTGCTTTAAAAGCAAATGTCAAACAACTTATTTTAGGACATTATTCTACACGTTATGATGGTTTAGACCCATTTAAAAAAGAAGCAGAACAAGTTTTTCCAAATGTGCTTTTAGCAGATGATGGATTGAGTTTTGATTTATAA